ATTTTCGATAACGCATCTTCGCCGCTCTCCGGCAATTGCTTTATCAGGCGGTGAGCGTCGCCGTGTCGAGATTGCAAGGGCACTTGCGAGCAACCCTTCATTTATACTGCTTGACGAGCCGTTAGCCGGTATTGATCCGGTTGCCGTAGCCGATATCAAAGAGTTGATATCGCACTTAAAGAACAGGGGGATAGGGGTGCTTATCACCGACCATAATGTTCGTGAGGCGTTAGACCTTATCAACCGTGCTTATATTATCCATGACGGCAAGGTGTTGATGGAAGGCACTCCTGCGGAGATTGTCGGCAATAAGGAAGTGCGCAGAGTATATCTTGGCGATAAATTCAGCCTTTAAGTTTATGCTTTTTGTCATTTTGAACTCATTTTAGCACTTATTGCTTTTGAAAAATACTAAATAATCCTCATCTCTCCGGTTAACCGATTGCATTCAATTTTTATATTTTAGGGGTATAATTGTACCCCTATTTATCCCCCCCTGCACCCCAAGATTATATAAGTCAAAATAGGACAACATAGAACTAAAGATACGGACAATATCTATATATCAAGGAAAATCGGACTAACTAGGACTAAGTAAAACCAAAAGATGGCGGTGAGGGTGGGATTCGAACCCACGGTACGATTGCTCGCACGCCGGTTTTCAAGACCGGTTCCTTAAACCACTCGGACACCTCACCGGAAAATGGCTATCAAAATAAAAAGGAAAGCTGCTTTTAACAGATAGCTATATTTTATGCAAGCTCTTTTGAATGGATTTGTTAATGTTCTTAAACTTATTCTTTAGGCCATCTGTTATGCACCCAGAACCACTGGCTTGGTTCCTGCCTTACCCAGCCTTCCAAAATAGAATTTATCCTTATCATGGCAAGCCGGATATCTTTATGTTCATTGCCGGTATTATCGACTTTAAACGGCTCGTAGACTTTAACCTTGAACTTTGCACCGCCCACCCTTCTAACGTGCAAAGGAATTAGCCGACATTCATATTTAAGTGCAAGGTTAGCTATTGCAGGAGCCGTCATTGCGTCCCGTCCGAAGAACGGCACGGGAATACCGTCATTTTGCTTCTGGTCAACTAACATACCTATATGCTTGCCCTCTTTTATGGCTTTTATTAGCATTCTTGCACCTTTAGTGCCTTTAGGCATGCAACCTTCCTGATAATTGCCTCTAACGTCTAAAATAAGCTTATCCAGATACGGATTATTGGATTTTCTATATACAAGATTTACTGACGGACAACCTTTTTCGAATATAGTTTTCGGTACTATTTCCCAATTTGCAAAATGTCCTGAGAAAAATATAGTGGTTTTACCTGACTCACCGGCTTTTTTAATATGCTCGGCTCCTTCGACCTCAACTATTTTTGCAAAATCATCTTCTTTAAATGCCGCCATGTGCGGAAACTCACCGGCCACACGTCCAAGATTATCCCACATTTTTAGTATGGTATCTTCAACCTGTTTATCGGTAAAATCGGGGAAGGCGTTTTTAATATTACGCCTTGCAACCCTGTTCACTTTTAACAGCTTACCAAGATTCCTGCCTATAAAGCCCCCTATTGAGGACGCTGTACCGATAGGCAATATCTTAAAGAAGCCGTATAATAGCTTTACTATGCCGTATTCTAGCAGGTGTTTTATCTTCAAGGCACTTCTCTCCGATTTTACTATCAGGAATACTACAAAAATTAAAAGATACTTTCCAGTATTTTCCTTATTTCCTGCTCTTTTTCAAACTCAATAGATATAGGCAAGGTTTCAATGTCCTTTTTGTGAACGTTAGAAAGACGGACATAATCTTTTTCGGTAGTTATAAGTTTGGCGTTCCAGCTTTTTGCCAGATTCCTTAAATCGTCAATATCCTGTTGTTTATAGTTATAATGGTCGGGAAACTCTTTTTTCTCCCTGACATTATAGCCGTTTTCTACAAGTGTATTGAAAAATTTATCAGGATTGCCAAGTCCGCAGAATGCAACATATTTATCGGTTTTTTTATCATGTTTTTTTGCTTTTATCTTGGCCTTGATGATTTTTTTATCTTCAAGCTTCGATAAAATATATTTTTTATCATCACCGATGAACACCACTGCATCAACCTTACTAAGCCCGCTTTTCAGGCTTTCTCTCAAAGGACCGGCCGGAATGATATAGCCGCTGCCGATACCGTAGCTACCGTCAATTACCAGTAGCGACATGGTTTTTTCAATGGTAGGGTTTTGCAATCCGTCATCCATTATTATTACGTCAAAATCCTTTTCGCACGCAAGTTTTCCCCCTGTAACACGGTTTTTTGAAACTATGGTTGTAGCAACACGACTGAGCAATATAGGCTCGTCGCCCGTATCCTTTGCTTTATGTATATCGGGATTCACTATCGTAGTAACCCTTAAAGTGCCTCCGTACCCGCGAGTTAAAAATACGGGTTTCTTCCCCATATCGGTTATTATCTTGGCGATTGCTATGGCAGTAGGGGTTTTTCCGGCACCGCCAACCGTCACGTTACCTATGCAGATAACAGGCTTGGAAGGCTTATACGGTCTACTAGCCGCATTCCTAATGAAGCTTATCAACTGATATATAATACTAAACGGAAAGAGTAGAAAATTATAAAGTGATACTTCTTTCCAGAAAGACGGTTGTTTCATATTTCTTTAGAAATTTACATTATTTTTACAAAGCATGTACATCTTGTAGTTAATAATTGCAAGTAATTAACATAAAAATTATTACGGATATTACCAACTAGTAAATTTCGAAAATATACATGGCATGACATGCGGTTCTTTTGTTACTAAGTAAATATTCTCCGTTGGCAGCCGTCAGGCAGTTGCCATAATTGCTGCTCCACGCCCTATAGGCAAGAAAGCTGCCTTCAAGCGGTATGCCGTCATCAATTTTTGTATCTATAGCATGATATAGTGCCGGCGTTCCTGTTCCTACATCATCGTTAAAATCATGACAATGCGGCATATTTTGAAGGTTTCCCGCATGTAGATTCAAAGCGACTCTGGCTCTGATGGTTTGTGAATTTTGAAATTCAACGGTATAATTATCCCCTCCGAAAACACCACCGGGCAAGCCGCCTGATGCACCCATGCCTTTCTTAGGGTCTGTTATTAAAGAGGGATAGCCGACATTAATTTGTGGTATAGGCTCATACTTACGATCTGTCAAACCTGCCAGATATAGGTGGTAAAAGAAAATAAGATCTTCGCTATTGTTAACGCAATGTAAGTTATCTATCGAATTAAACCCCGAAATATCCCCTATTGCCGAATTCCCGTTGCCGTTCGGTACGGCAGCTCCCCAGTACTTAGATGCGTCTTTAAAATCACCCGGTATTGCATTGAACCTATATTTAAATGCTTCATAGGCAAGTTTATATTTTTCCAGCTCTGATATCTGTGTTCTTATTTTTGCCTGTTCAACGATAATATTTGAGCTTATTATGCCGGCTGTTATAATAGCTACTATCACTATAACGATAGATAGCTCGACCAGAGAAAAACCATTTGATTTTTTTACTAACATACAATGCCTTATTGTATGTTATACCCTAAAACGACACATTTTGCAAAGATATTGTTGTTATTCACGCCGTAAAAATTATAATGACAAAAAAGCAAAATATTATTATAAGAAGTTTGTTATGAAAAAATTATACACAATAAAAACAATTATCATTTTGAGTGTTTTAGCTATTTTAGGGGGCTGCTCAAAGGATCTTGATGTTCAGGCACAATATCCTAAGTCACAGGAAGATGAAAGACGTGTCCGTGCCGGCAAGCTGACCGGTGAAGGCGGCTTAAAGCTGTTTGGCGGGTCGTCTGATAATGAAGGCGGCAGTGGTTCGGGTTCTAATGTCGGCATAGGTATCAATAGTTATCTGTGGCGTGCTACGTTGGATACTCTGTCTTTTATGCCACTTGCTATAGCTGACCCTTTTGGCGGTGTGGTTACTACCGAATGGTATGAGGACGCTGACGCTAAAGGTGAAAGGTTTAAAGTTAATGTGCTTATCCTAGACCAAACGCTTCACGCAAATGCACTTAAAGTGTCGGTTTTCAAGCAGAACAGGATTAACGGGGAATGGCGTGATGCTAAACCTAATCAAAAACTGATAATAGACCTTGAGAACAAAATACTTACAAGTGCAAGGAATTATAAGGTTGAGAAAGAATCTCAGGGTTCTTAAATGAAAACTATACGCATTCCACGCAAATAAAAACATTGTTACACCAAACACCGTTTCAGGTGTCTTATTTAAACAAACTAAGGTGCTGAAATAAGTTCGGTATGGCAACTAAAAGAAAGGTCAAAAACTATGGCTGATTCCATAGAAAATTATAATGTACGCATAACCGAGAGTAAGTGGCAGCAAAAATGGGACGAGGCAAATTCCTTTTGTGTATCTGATGATAAGGATAAGCCTAAATATTATGTTCTTGAGATGTTCCCATATCCTTCGGGTCGTATCCATATGGGGCATTTGCGAAATTACACTATAGGCGATGTGATTGCCCGTTATAAAAAGGCACAGGGCTTTAATGTTCTTCACCCTATGGGTTGGGACGCATTCGGTCTGCCTGCTGAAAATGCTGCTATTGAAAATAATGTTCACCCCGCAAAATGGACTATATCAAACATTGATTATATGCGTGGTCAGTTAAAGAAAATCGGATTTTCATATGACCGGTCAAGAGAGTTTGCCACCTGCACGCCTGATTACTACAAGCACGAACAAAAAATGTTCCTTGATTTTGTTAAAAATGATTTAGCTTATCAAAAAGAGGCGATGGTCAACTGGGATCCTATAGATAACACGGTTCTTGCTAACGAGCAGGTAGTAGACGGTCGTGGCTGGCGTTCGGGAGCAATTGTCGAGCGTAAAAAGCTGCGTCAGTGGTTCTTGCGTATTTCCGATTCTGCCGAGGAGTTGTTACAATCCATCAAAACATTGGACGGCTGGCCTGAAAAGGTGCGTATTATGCAAGAACGCTGGATTGGCAAGTCCGAAGGATTGCGGATTTTCTTTGATATTGAGGGCGAAAGCGAGAAACTGGAAGTTTACACCACTCGTCCAGATACGATATTCGGTGCGGCATTTTGTGCTATTGCGGCTAACCACCCTATTGCTATCGAGATAGCTAAAAATAATCCTGATGCCCTGAAATTTGCAGAAGAATGCAACAAGCTGGGCATGGCTGAGGAAATAATAGAAAAAACTGAAAAACTTGGTTTTGATACGGGTTTGAAGATAGTTCACCCGTTTGATGAGTCTATAAAGCTGCCTTTATATATTGCCAACTTCGTATTAATGGAATATGGCACGGGTGCAATATTCGGTTGTCCTGCCCATGACAGGCGTGACCTTGAATTTGCCCGCAAATATGATTTGCCTGTAACTGCGGTAATATCACCGGACGGTAATAGTGATTTTTCCGTTGCAAATGAAGCCTATACGGGCGACGGTACGCTTATAAACTCCTCTTTTTTGAACGGCATGAGCGTTGCCGATGCAAAATCCCGTATAATTGATGAAATAGAGAAAAAAGAACAGGGTCGGCGGACTACAAACTATCGCCTACGTGACTGGGGAGTTTCCCGTCAGCGTTATTGGGGCTGCCCGATACCTATGATTTACTGCGGTGATTGCGGTACTGTGCCTGTCCCTGAAGAGCAATTGCCTGTTGAGCTACCTGAAGATGTGACCTTTGACAAGCCGGGTAATCCGCTTGACCGTCACCCCACTTGGAAACATGTTAAATGCCCTGCGTGTGGCTCAGACGCTTTGCGTGAAACCGACACTTTCGACACATTCTTTGAATCATCATGGTATTTTGCCCGCTATTGCTCACCTGAATATGATGGCGGACTAGATAAGGATTTATGCGATTACTGGCTACCTGTTGATCAGTATATAGGCGGTATTGAACATGCGGTGCTGCATCTTTTATATGCAAGATATTTCACATTAGCCCTGAACAAATGCGGATATTTAGGCGTAAAAGAGCCGTTTAAAGGCTTATTGACGCAAGGCATGGTCTGCCATGAGACTTATCAGGATAAGAACGGCAAGTGGTTATTGCCTGATGATGTAGTAAAAGAAAAGGGTGACGCAAAACATATTAAAACCGGCGAGCCCGTCACTGTAGGGCGTTCGCAAAAAATGAGCAAATCCAAGAAGAACGTCGTTGACCCTACCGTTATAGTTGACGCTTATGGAGCGGACACCGCAAGGTTGTTTATGCTCTCTGACAGCCCTCCTGAGCGTGACCTTGAATGGTCTGATTCAGGCGTGGAAGGTGCGTATAAATACATTAACCGCCTGTGGAAAATGGCATCTAGCCTTAATAATGAACTAAGCGGCAAGGAAACTAATAGCGATTTTGAACCTGACGGAAAATTGTTAGATGTTAAAAAGCAGATTCACAAGACCATTGAAGGTGTTACCGATGATCTGGATAATTTCCGCCTTAATAAAGCGGTTGCAAGAATCCGTGAATTAACTAATACTTTAAGCGATATTAAGTCTGATGATGAAAGGTCGCTTGCCATTATTAAAGAGGGTATGGAAACGGCTATATTGCTGTTTGCTCCGATGATTCCGCATTTGTCCGAAGAGCTGTGGAGCTTGCTGGGTAACGGTAAAATGGCGATAGACACCCCTTGGCCTGTGGCAGACAAGAAATATCTTGTTGATGATACGGTTACTATTGCCGTACAATTGAACGGCAAGCTGAAAGCTACCATTGAACTTGCTAAGGACGCTCCGAAAGAAAGTGCTGAGAAAAGTGCGTTGGATAACCCTAAGATAAGGGAAGCTTTGGCAGGTAAAGAGATTCGTAAAATAATTGTAGTACCAAACAGGATTGTAAATGTCGTTGCTTAAAAACTTTAAAAAAATAAATTCATATATTAATTCCCTCTCTCTATCGGAGATTGTTAGGGTGAGGTCAGTTGCAATGACTTTATCGGCATTTATAACCGCCTCATGCGGTTTTACACCCATATATAAGACGGTGGACGAAAACGGTAATGCGGCAATGAATCTTGCAGCAGTAAAAGTTGAATCATCGCATGACCTGATGGGACAGTTTTATTCTAACAGGCTGACCGACTTACTTAACCCTGCCGCTGTTCAGGTAGAGCCGCAATACCGTATGACAACCACCCTGAGCAAGAGCAAAACACCTCTTGCTATTCAGCAGGACAGGACGATTACCCGTTATAAGATTGTTGTTTCAGTCAATTACCGGTTGGTGGATATAAATAGCGGCAAGGTAATAGACGAAGGCAATTTAAGACGTGAAGGCGGTTATGACAAGGTAGATTCCGATTATGCGACTTATATCTCCGATGAGGACACCACAAGGCGTATTATAAAGGAACTGGCTGAAGATACACGTATAAGGATAATGGCAATTCTGGTGGAATAGTCCCATTGTACATTTGTACTTAAATAAGTATATAAAAAATGAAAATACAGCCTGCAAAGATTCAATCATTCATCAAAAATCCCGACAAGGGAATTGATTATATTCTGGTTTACGGTCCTGATGCCGGTCTTGTAAGCGAATATACAAAAACAATCGCAAAAACCGTATTAGATGACCTAAATGATCCGTTCCGTGTTGCCGATCTTTCATTTGACAGGCTGAAAGATGAGCCTTCTATTTTGGCAGATGAGATTTCAGCTATAAGTATGATAGGCGGCAGAAGGCTGGTTAAAGTGACCACCACATCAACTTCCCTGCCTAAGGAGCATGCCGATATTTTACAATCGGTAAAAAGTGAGGCTCTGGTTATTTTTTCCGCCGGCGATTTGCCTGTTACATCTACTTTAAGGAAGTTCTTTGAAAAAGAACAAAATGCAGCGGCTATTGCCTGTTATAAAGATGACAGCCGTTCTATAGCTGCGGTAATAAATGAAAAATTTGCTAAGTATAAGATAAAATGCGAGCCTGATGTCGTGCCGTATTTGTGTGGCAGTTTTGCCGGTGACCGCATGATAATCTTAAGTGAAGTTGAAAAACTTATAACCTATATGGGTGAAGAACAACATATAAAGCTCGAAGATGTGCAAAACTCCGTAAAAGACAGCAGCGAGTTTTCTTTAGACGAGCTTTGCAATGCCTTTGCTTCTCGCAATCCTCGTCAGACGGATTTACATATGACCAAAGCTTTATCCGAGGATATTGCGGTAATTATGATAATACGCAGCCTGCTACGTTATTTTATGCGCCTACAGGAAGCAAGGAACAAAATTGATTCGGGTATGAATGACCAACAGGCAGTTTCATCTTTGCGTCCGCCGGTGTTTTTTAAGCAGGTTCCGATATTCAAACAGCATCTAAATAGCTGGCGTAGTAATGACATATCACGAGTGATTAAGCAGCTAATCGAGCTTGAAATAGACTGCAAAACTACAGGCAACCCTGCCGAACTTCTTTGTCAGAGATTATTATTGGTATTACCGCTTGCCGTTAGGTGAGGATAAGAAATGCCCGAAATGGGAATAAATATATAACACCATTGCCATATATTAATTACTAAGATATAATTAACACTGCCTTAATAAGTTAATAAATACTCGGTATTTTAATTGTGGAGTAAAAAGGAGTTCTAAGCATGCCAACTGAAAAAAATAGCAAAATTGTAAACGGCAACCCGGTTGAAATAACATCTTCAAATGATAAACTTACAGATGCTCAACTTCAAAAAAATTATGAAGCGTCAAGAAATCAATTTAAAGAAAAATATGGGGTAGACTTTAATAATGTAAAAACCCGTGCAAAACGAGAAAAAGATGTAAAAAGCACAAAAGAACTTGTCGGTGAAGGAAAGAAACATTCGAAAGACGAATTTCAGCAAGATTTTAACTCATTAAAAGAAGCATTTGTAGCAAAAGGTTCATCATTTAAATTTTCCGACTTAGAAGCATATTCGAACGAACTTACAAAGCAAAAGTTTTTAGAGCCTGAGAAAGAAATAGTAAAAGAGAAGACACCGACACAAAAATTTTTGCAGAAAGCAAGAGCAACAGGAGGGGAACTAGCTCAAAAACTCCAACAAAGAGGAAAAACAGAGGCAACTCACGTAACTCAAGGTACTAGTTATGATAACTTATATACTAAGGAACAATTTGAGGAATATCAAGCTAGTAATCAAGTTTTAATTGATAAATACGGTATAGATATTGCTAGCAACACAAAAATGACCGATAAACAAGTTAAAGAGCAACTTATACCAAAATTAAAAAATGCACTTGAGCCTGAAGGAAGTTCACCGGAACAAATTCAAAAAAATAAAGTGCAATTTAAAAAAGATCTCGACAAACACAAAGCGGCGTTTACCGAACGATTTAGTGAACCGGATCAACTAAGTACAATTTCAAGACTTGAAAATAGTGAATATCTCCAAGAAATCAGGGAACAAAAACCTGATACTCCGTCAAAAGCGGCAAGCACAAGTCCAAAAGCAGCCAAACAGCTTGAAGGCATTGAAAGAAATACCGGCAACGGTTCCGACAACAAATCGTTTGCAAGTAGAACTCAAAGCCGGAACCAAAGGTAATAACTTCAACCTTACTTTGTCGGTAAAAGTTATATTACTCTCCATGTGCCGGTGAGAAGCTAGGGACATCGTTAAATGTGTACAGGTTTTCGGTTTTTATAAAATCAAAACCGTTTTCCTGTAATGCGTCAAGTAGCCGTATTATCTGACCATGCGAGCTTTTTTTTACCTCACCCAAGGGGAAGAAACGTCCCCACCAAAATTCGTCCGCTATAGGCATAGAGCCGCCTTTATTAGGCCATACTTTTAATCCCCTGCTGCCTATCATCTGTAATTTTAGGTCGGTATTTTCAACTACTTTCAGAAGAGCCGCCGCCAACTGTTCCGAATCACCTTTAGTCCAGTCAAAAAATACATCGACACCTATCAGTTTTTTCTCTTCGATATTTCTGTTAAATGTAACTTTCACATTAGAAATATTTGTAGCGGCATACATATAATTTGCAGGAGCAAGCTTTTCAGGCTTCTTGCCCAGACGTGCGATAACTGCCTTTGTAAACTCCTCGGTATTAACCTTCTGATAGCTTACACCCTCATTGTAAATATCAGCGGTGTGGATACCGTCTTCAATCGTCCTGAGGAATGCATTCCTGATTTTCTCGGCAATATTGGGTTGCCCTATATGTACAAGCATCATAACGGCAGCATTTAACAGACCCGAAGGGTTTGCTATGCCTTTACCCGCAATATCCGGGGCAGAGCCGTGTACGGCTTCAAACATAGCAAATTCATCACCGATATTTGCACTTCCTGCCAGACCTGCCGAACCCGATATTTCCGCCACAATATCGGATATTATATCCCCGTACATATTTCCTGTTACAATTACGTCAAAATCTTCAGGGTGGCTAGACAATCTGGCTGAACCCGTGTCAACAATAAGGTGGTCGTTTTCAATATCGGGGAAGAATTCGGCAGCCTCGTTAAAGACTCTACGGAACAAGCCGTCTGTCATTTTAAGGATATTATCCTTACTAAAGCAGGTTACTTTCTTACGTCTGCCGGCAACTGCATATTCAAAGGCAAATTTATTTATTTTTTCACAGCCCCTTCCGGTTATTACCTTTAAACTCTGACAGGTATTTTGTGTTTGCCTGTATTCGATTCCCGTATAAAGCCCTTCTTCGTTTTCACGTATAACCACAACATCAAGCTTAGGGTGTTTAGTGTTCACATAAGGGGCATAAGATACGCAAGGACGTACATTAGCGTAAAGACCTAAAACACGACGTAAGGTAATGTTAACGCTTTTATATTCTCCGCCTTGGGGGGTTGTTATCGGTGCTTTTAATAATATCTTGTTTCTTCGGATTATATTCAGGCATTCATCGGGTATTCCCGATTTAAAGCCCCTTTTATGTGCCCTTTCCCCGATTTCTACGGCATCAACGGTTATTGCCGCTCCTGCTTCTTTTAATATAAGTATGGTAGCTTCCATTATTTCAGGTCCGATACCGTCACCATATGCTACCGTAATATTTGTACTAGTCATTTTTATGCCTTTTACTAGTTTTCAATACCGGTGATTGTCGTCAACTACCTACGCTTTATAAAATTTATTACTTTTCACCGATGCTGAACATACTGACATTTAAATCTTAAAGTTTAGTAAATATATCTTCAATATTATCGACAATGTCATATAATCGGCGTGTTTTTTGACCTGCAAAGCCAAGATCCATGAACTGCTCGGTAAGCTTTATCCAATTGTCCCAATACCCTTTATAGTTGTAAAGAACTATCGGTTTATCGTGGGTATGTAGTTGTTTCCATGTTATTACCTCAAAGGTTTCGTCCATAGTCCCGAATCCGCCCGGCAATATAATAAAAGCATCCGATTTATTGAACATGGTCATTTTACGGGTATGCATGTCATCAACGGTTATAAGCTCGGTCAGACCGATATGCTCTCTTTCCAGACCGTCTAGGACTCTTGGGAAAACACCGGTTACAGTGCCGTCATTTTCTAAAGCGGCATTTGCCGTAGCTCCCATTAGACCGCAGTCGCCGGCTCCGAACACCATATGGTATCCGTTATCTGCTATTAATTTACCTACTTTTCTTGCTTCTTCAATATAATCCCCGCTTACATTATTACTTGCCCCACAAAAGACACAGACCGACTTCTTCATTTTTATAAAAACCTACTTAAAATTTATATTAATTGATGAATTGGTATAATGATTTACAAGTTTTGGCAATATTTTATTTCCTTATCGGGATTAATATAGTATTAGTTTTATTCTTTATAGTGATTTAAAACTTATTGAGATAATGCAAAGATGGGTTCTAAAAATCTTTTTAATCTGATACTTGATTCAATTCCTCCTATACACAAAGAAGGTTATAATTTTATTGCCATATTTGCGGTTACAACGCTTCTTCTTTTGATTATAGCACCCGCTTTTTTCGGTTTTTTAGGAATTGTAGCTACTATATGGTGCGCGTTATTTTTCCGTGATCCGCAAAGAGTGGTTCCTGTAGGCGATAATTTTATTATCAGTCCGGCAGACGGAATAATTTCCAAAATAGAAACCGTTTCTCCTCCCGAAGAGCTTGGTATAGGCAATGAGGAGGTTATAAGGGTAACGGTATTTTTGAATGTCTTTAACGTTCACATTAACCGTTTTCCGGTGACAGGCGAGGTTACCGGACTTAACTATCACCCCGGCAAATTCTTAAGTGCCAACCTTGATAAGGCAAGCGTTGAAAATGAACGCCAGTCGGTTGTTATAAAGACCAAAGAGGGCGGTCATACGGTAGTATGCGTGCAGATAGCAGGATTAATCGCACGCCGTATCGTGTGTTATTTGGAAGAAAAACAGGAAATGCAGGCAGGGGAGCGTTTCGGTCTGATACGTTTCGGCAGCCGTGCAGACATTTACCTTCCGGCAGGAGTTAACCCCAAAGTGGTTGAGGGACAAACTGCTATAGGAGGCGAAACCATAATTGCCGATCTGAAAAGCAAGGCTACGGCGAGAAAAGGCGAAGTAAGGTAAATATATGCCAAGCTCGAAAAAGTCTAATCCTAACGAACAATATCCTATCGTAAAACTTTTGCCGAATCTGGTAACTATAGTAGGCTTGTGTTTCGGCTTGTTTGCATTGAAATTCGCCATACTTGAACGCTGGGAGTTAGCTGTAGGGTTAATAATTATAGCTACATTCATTGACGGCATTGACGGGCGTGTGGCAAGAATGCTAAATGCGTCCAGTGACTTTGGGGCTCAGTTGGATTCTCTGTCAGACTTCTTCAATTTCGGGGTTGCACCTGCTTTG
This genomic window from Pseudomonadota bacterium contains:
- a CDS encoding TIGR00730 family Rossman fold protein produces the protein MKKSVCVFCGASNNVSGDYIEEARKVGKLIADNGYHMVFGAGDCGLMGATANAALENDGTVTGVFPRVLDGLEREHIGLTELITVDDMHTRKMTMFNKSDAFIILPGGFGTMDETFEVITWKQLHTHDKPIVLYNYKGYWDNWIKLTEQFMDLGFAGQKTRRLYDIVDNIEDIFTKL
- a CDS encoding phosphatidylserine decarboxylase gives rise to the protein MGSKNLFNLILDSIPPIHKEGYNFIAIFAVTTLLLLIIAPAFFGFLGIVATIWCALFFRDPQRVVPVGDNFIISPADGIISKIETVSPPEELGIGNEEVIRVTVFLNVFNVHINRFPVTGEVTGLNYHPGKFLSANLDKASVENERQSVVIKTKEGGHTVVCVQIAGLIARRIVCYLEEKQEMQAGERFGLIRFGSRADIYLPAGVNPKVVEGQTAIGGETIIADLKSKATARKGEVR
- a CDS encoding NADP-dependent isocitrate dehydrogenase, producing MTSTNITVAYGDGIGPEIMEATILILKEAGAAITVDAVEIGERAHKRGFKSGIPDECLNIIRRNKILLKAPITTPQGGEYKSVNITLRRVLGLYANVRPCVSYAPYVNTKHPKLDVVVIRENEEGLYTGIEYRQTQNTCQSLKVITGRGCEKINKFAFEYAVAGRRKKVTCFSKDNILKMTDGLFRRVFNEAAEFFPDIENDHLIVDTGSARLSSHPEDFDVIVTGNMYGDIISDIVAEISGSAGLAGSANIGDEFAMFEAVHGSAPDIAGKGIANPSGLLNAAVMMLVHIGQPNIAEKIRNAFLRTIEDGIHTADIYNEGVSYQKVNTEEFTKAVIARLGKKPEKLAPANYMYAATNISNVKVTFNRNIEEKKLIGVDVFFDWTKGDSEQLAAALLKVVENTDLKLQMIGSRGLKVWPNKGGSMPIADEFWWGRFFPLGEVKKSSHGQIIRLLDALQENGFDFIKTENLYTFNDVPSFSPAHGE